The Lynx canadensis isolate LIC74 chromosome D1, mLynCan4.pri.v2, whole genome shotgun sequence genome has a segment encoding these proteins:
- the PTS gene encoding 6-pyruvoyl tetrahydrobiopterin synthase isoform X1 — translation MSAAGVGVGGRRWARLSRLVSFSATHRLHSKCLSNEENLKLYGKCNNPNGHGHNYKVVVTVHGEIDPVTGMVMNMTDLKEYMEEAIMKPLDHKNLDLDVPYFADIVSTTENVAVYIWENLQKFLPMGVLYKVKVYETDNNVVVYKGE, via the exons ATGAGCGCGGCTGGCGTGGGCGTGGGCGGTCGCCGCTGGGCGCGACTGTCCCGCCTCGTCTCCTTCAGCGCGACCCACCGGCTCCACAG caaatgtCTGAGTAACGAAGAAAACTTGAAACTGTATGGGAAATGCAACAATCCAAATGGCCATGGGCACAATTATAAAG TTGTGGTGACAGTTCATGGAGAG ATTGATCCTGTTACAGGCATGGTTATGAATATGACCGACCTCAAAGAGTACATGGAG GAGGCAATTATGAAGCCCCTTGATCATAAGAATCTGGATCTAGATGTGCCATACTTTGCAGATATTGTAAG CACGACAGAAAATGTAGCTGTATATATCTGGGAAAACCTCCAGAAATTTCTTCCTATGGGAGTTCTTTATAAAGTAAAAGTATATGAAACTGACAATAATGTTGTCGTCTATAAAGGAGAGTAG